The following proteins come from a genomic window of Coffea eugenioides isolate CCC68of unplaced genomic scaffold, Ceug_1.0 ScVebR1_2711;HRSCAF=3790, whole genome shotgun sequence:
- the LOC113757089 gene encoding protein MAINTENANCE OF PSII UNDER HIGH LIGHT 1-like, giving the protein MAATAALSANSRTITTPSSGRLFFNSYDKGQKKRQINFLKIRASDDSECNTEECAPDKEVGKVSVEWLAGEKTKVVGTFPPRTQGWTGYVEKDTAGQKNIYSVEPAVYVAESAISSGTAGSSADGSENTILVAGGLALISIAAASAILLQVGKNPPPIQTVEYSGPSLSYYINKFKPTEIMEAAAPLVTVTSTSLQSESSNIEVPQVRVLSESLQDTSISSSNIS; this is encoded by the exons ATGGCTGCCACAGCTGCCTTATCGGCAAACAGCCGCACTATCACAACCCCATCAAGCGGCAGATTGTTCTTCAACAGCTACGATAAGGGGCAGAAGAAGAGGCAAATTAATTTTCTGAAAATCAGAGCTTCTGATGATTCTGAGTGCAACACTGAAGAATGTGCCCCGGATAAGGAG GTTGGGAAGGTCAGTGTGGAGTGGTTAGCAGGTGAAAAAACTAAAGTGGTTGGTACATTTCCACCTCGTACTCAGGGATGGACTGGATATGTGGAGAAGGATACTGCTGGCCAGAAAAATATATACTCTGTTGAG CCTGCAGTTTATGTGGCAGAAAGTGCAATTAGTTCAGGAACTGCAGGTTCCTCTGCTGATGGATCAGAAAATACTATCCTAGTTGCAGGTGGCCTTGCTTTGATCTCCATTGCTGCTGCATCCGCAATACTCCTTCAAGTTGGCAAGAACCCTCCTCCAATCCAGACAGTGGAATACTCTGGACCATCACTTAGTTACTATATCAACAAGTTTAAGCCAACCGAAATCATGGAAGCTGCGGCTCCCCTCGTGACAGTAACATCCACTTCGTTGCAATCAGAAAGCTCCAACATTGAAGTTCCCCAAGTTCGGGTTCTATCGGAATCTCTGCAGGACACTTCCATATCAAGTTCCAACATCTCTTAG